cacacacacacacacacacaatccccccCAGTATTCAGCCCGCCTACAGCACCCCCACAGCAGCCGGCTCAGTGGAGGCTGGGGCTCGTGGCTCAGACCAGCCCATTCATAAGCGCTTCAGAGAGCAAACAGAGGGGACGCGGGAGAGGACCAGAGGCTGGAGCGGCCGGTTCTGCCAGGAGACCGGGCCTCTCATCTCCCACATCTGCACACTTTAAGAGCTCCAGGTGTGAGCAGCCTAACCCGAaccgctaaccctaaccccccttgCATGAGCAGGATACCAGCTGCAAAGACCGGAGCATCACTGCGATTCTGGGGTCAGACGCAGGGCTAATCGCCAATCAGACCCATTTCTGAGAGACAGCGATTGGATATTACAAATTACAATGTGGACCAATCACTGAGAGCTGGTACATCACACTGTTCAGGAGACGTCCACAGAGGAGGATTTCTCAGGATCAGACACCAGATTCACACCCATCACAGTACTGTACCAGCTCCACTGTTACTGCTCAGAGGTTCAGTCAATTTCACTGCATACCTGCTGTTTAACTTCACGTGTCCACTGCAAAACAACGGAACTAACGAGCAAACTGGACACGCGTAataacatcagcattagagaATGAAAATAATGTGACACAGGGGGGAAAACGCAACGATGACACGGGTTACATTTTATCTGCAAACAAACCCTCTCAGGACCGTCAGGGAAAGGAGAAGTGAGACGACACCCGATTCCTCAAAACACATTTCCCTGCACCTGCCGTTGCTGCTCCTTCACAGGGGAGAGTCCCGGCGGTGAAACGGAGACGCAGATCTGCAGAATCATTAAAGGGTTACAGATGCAGAACGCCGTCTCCTCCCTCGGCCTGTAAAAGCATCCTCCTCCTGCGAGGTGAGCGACAAGGCTGTATCGCTTTTCATGCCAAactcttaattacttaattaccCCCAACATGTCCGCCCCGTATCTGACTCTGACACATTTCCGTCTGAGAGCGTGACTGACAGCTGGAGACTGCTCTCGTGTGCCCATGTGAAACGTTTTACATTGATCTGATCTACGACTGAGTACGGGAACACAATCTGCTCATacacaccagacccaacaagaCCGgaactgcccacacacacacacacgcacgcacgcacacacaccagaccaACAAGACCGGAACTGCCCACGCACAGGCACCAGACCCAACAAGACCGgaactgcccacacacacacacacacgcacgcacgcatgcacacacaccagaccaACAAGACCGgaactgcccacacacacacacaccgtttccCATCGTCACGGAAACTGCTGCATCTAACACATGACCTGAGCCACACCTCAGCGTATGGAGATGAGCTCcactgcacaaggctgggatgcaAAGACCTGGGACTTAAATACATTCTTGTGCTCgaatgatcttgcctggtgtgattgagacaaccaagaggaccagaagtaggtttgcactttttggagAGCATTTAATTGGTTCCgaaacaccagacaagctcggtaaagtgtagaaaagtattttaatccaaaacaatcacgtaTGTGCGGCAGGTGGGTCGTGAAGCACTGCATGTGCAGAGACCGGCACACAGGAGACACACTGCATGTGCAGAGCCCGGCACACAGGAGACACACTGCATGTGCAGAGCCCGGCACACAGGAGACACACTGCATGTGCAGAGACCGGCACACAGGAGACACACTGCATGTGCAGAGACTGGCACACAGGAGACACACTGCATGTGCAGAGACCGGCACACAGGAGACACACTGCATGTGCAGAGACCGGCACACAGGAGACACACTGCATGTGCAGAGACCGGCACACAGGAGACACACTGCATGTGCAGAGACCGGCACACAGGAGACACACTGCATGTGAAGACCccggcacacagacacactgcatgtGCAGAGCCTGGCACACAGGAGACACACTGCATGTGCAGAGCCTGGCACACAGGAGACACACTGCATGTGCAGAGCCCGGCACACAGGAGACACACTGCATGTGCAGAGCCTGGCACACAGGAGACACACTGCATGGGCAGAGACTGGCACACAGGAGACACACTGCATGTGAAGACCccggcacacagacacactgcatgtGCAGAGCCTGGCACACAGGAGACACACTGCATGTGCAGAGCCCAGCACACAGGAGACACACTGCATGTGCAGAGCCCAGGATAAGAGCGCTACCACCAGGCCTGCTCATCGGAGGCCAAACAGGGCGCTGCATTCTTTCAGACTGCCGTGAACACACCAGCTGCTGCAGGAGCGGAGCGCTCAGGTCACAGCACAACAGCGCCACCTCTGGCAGGAACTCGCAAGGTCACCCTCAACTCGCAATACAAATGTTCTCCGCATGAcggcaaatatttatttattatcttttaATAAAGTCTCATCACATTAAAGTACACAGTACGAAAGTCAAagcagacagacgcacacaattATATCCCAATGTCTTTGTGCCGATTCAGAGGGAGAGGAACTGAACAGGCATTAGAATTAAAGTTAAAACTGGTCACCTTTCATATTATGGAAGAAACTCTGAATCCCATAGTGCAGCCCCCCCCCTGAGGAGAATGTGCAGTAAAGGTTTCTGTGGACCCGTCCCCTGCATGGTAATCCTTCCCACTCCAGAGTAGCAGCAGCGCATGTAGCAGCAGCGCCAGTAGCCGCTTCATAGAAAGCTCGTCCTCCGGGCGGTAGAGTGTTTCTCTTTGGCGTAGTGCTTGTGACGTCAGCGGAAGCTGTCCGCAGCGTTATTTTCTGGGGCGTCCGCGTCTCTTGGGCCCCACCGGGCCTGCGGGGCGGACGGTGGCAGGGACGTCCAGTTTGGCCACATACGGGTCCACCAGCTGTTCCTCCTTGCTCTTCTGCGATTGGCCGGAGGCTGCCATGGCGACGCGGGCTTGCTGCCGCTGAAGCTCCTCCCCCGCTGCCCGGGGTAATGAGACAGACGTGGAACAGCACCGGTCAATCAACATCACTAACGGCTGATCGCATTTTTACAATTCAAGTACATTTATTAGGACACAATTCAACTATAGCTGAAGGCTAGGGAACATAAGAAAGTGAGTGCCACACTGGCTTAtagcagaaatgcattttgtaCTGCATTAGACAAGTAGGCCTATCGtagatttgttaaaaaaattaaaatgttttaagctCCAATTAGAGCTTCTGGTCAAATATTTGGGAGTCGCTGGATCAATAAAAACGCGCACCGCAACTGTAAACATTTAATAACACACAATTCAGTTACGCATTTTACCACAAAATCCCATAATGACAATCAATATTCAATATGGAACAATAACTGACACGGGTTACATTTTATCTGCAAACAAACCCTCTCAGGACCGTCAGGGAAAGGAGAAGTGAGACAACACCCGATTCCTCAAAACACATTTCCCTGCACCTGCCGTTGCTGCTCCTTCACAGGGGAGAGTCCCGGCGGTGAAACGAAGACGCAGATCTGCAGAATCATTACAGGGTTACAGATGCAGAACGCCGTCTCCTCCCTCGGCCTGTAAAAGCATCCTCCTCCTGCGAGGTGAGCGACAAGGCTGTATCGCTTTTCATGCCAAactcttaattacttaattaccCCCAACATGTCCGCCCCGTATCTGACTCTGACACATTTCCGTATGAGAGCGTGACTGACAGCTGGAGACTGCTCTCGCGTGCCCATGTGAAACGTTTTACATTGATCTGATCTACGACTGAGTACGGGAACACAATCTGCTCATACACACCAGACCAACAAGACCGGAACTGCCCACGCACAGGCACCAGACCCAACAAGACCGgaactgcccacacacacacaccgtttccCATCGTCACGGAAACTGCTGCATCTAACACATGACCTGAGCCACACCTCAGCGTATGGAGATGAGCTCcactgcacaaggctgggatgcaAAGACCTGGGACTTAAATACATTCTTGTGCTCGaatgatcttgtctggtgtgactgagacaaccaagaggaccagaaggcaggtttgcactttttggagAGCATTTAATGGGTTCCgaaacaccagacaagctcggtaaagtgtagaaaagtattttaatccaaaacaatcacgtaTGTGCGGCAGGTGGGTTGTGAAGCACTGCATGTGCAGAGACCGGCACACAGGAGACACACTGCATGTGCAGAGACCGGCACACAGGAGACACACTGCATGTGCAGAGACCGGCACACAGGAGACACACTGCATGTGCAGAGACTGGCACACAGGAGACACACTGCATGTGCGGAGCCCGGGATAAGAGCGCTACCACCAGGCCTGCTCATCGCAGGCCAAACAGAGCGCTGCATTCTTTCAGACTGCCGTGAACACACCAGCTGCTGCAGGAGCGGAGCGCTCAGGTCACAGCACAACAGCGCCACCTCTGGCAGGAACTCGCAAGGTCACCCTCAACTCGCAATACAAATGTTCTCCACATGATGGCAAATATTGACAATCTTTTAATAAAGTCTCATCACATTAAAGTACACAGTACGAAAGTcaaagcagacagacacacacaattataTCCCAATGTCTTTGTGCCGATTCAGAGGGAGAGGAACTGAACAGGCATTAGAATTAAAGTTAAAACTTGTCACCTTTCATATTATGGAAGAAACTCTGAATCCCATAGTGCAGTTCCCCCCCCTGAGGAGAATGTGCAGTAAAGGTTTCTGTGGACCCGTCCCCTGCATGGTAATCCTTCCCACTCCAGAGTAGCAGCAGCACCTGTAGCAGCAGCGCCAGTAGCCGCTTCATAGAAAGCTCGTCCTCTGGGCGGTAGTGTTTCTCTTTGGCGTAGTGCTTGTGACGTCAGCGGAAGCTGTCCGCAGCGTTATTTTCTGGGGCGTCCGCGTCTCTTGGGCCCCACCGGGCCTGCGGGGCGGACGGTGGCAGGGACGTCCAGTTTGGCCACATACGCGTCCACCAGCTGTTCCTCCTTGCTCTTCTGCGATTGGCCGGAGGCTGCCATGGCGACGCGGGCTTGCTGCCGCTGAAGCTCCTCCCCCGCTGCCCGGGGTAATGAGACAGACGTGGAACAGCACCGGTCAATCAACATCACTAACGGCTGATGGCATTTTTACAATTCAAGTACATTTATTAGGACACAATTCAACTATAGCTGAAGGCTAGGGAACAGAAGAAAGTCAGTGTCACACTGGCTTAtagcagaaatgcattttgtaCTGCATTAGACAAGTAGGCCAATCGtagatttgttaaaaaaattaaaatgttttaagctCCAATTAGAGCTTCTGGTCAAATATTTGGGAGTCGCTGAATCAATAAAAACGTGCACCACTCAAACTGTAAACATTTAATAACACGCAATTCAATTACGCATTTTACCACAAAATCCCATAATGACAATCAATATTCAATATGGAACAATAACTGAGCAGGTCTATgactttaaatatattttccaaagGCAAACTATTTTTGAGTGGCCTACAGACTGTGCTATGCTTGCATAGTGGACCAGAATTTTACAGATCTATTTAAATCAGGGTTATAGTATGGCTTCCTTTATTTCCCAATGGGAGATTTTCACGATCAGGAGTTTTCTCCGAACACCAACACGAAAGGAGAGAAAACCAGGACGGCCTCTTCTGCAGCTGAATTTCTCGTCCATCACACGGTTATACAGAGATAGAATAACACGGCAGAATTTCCTGTGATGAGGACAGAGGTTGGAGCGCTCACCAGCCAGGCATCGAGACTCCGTCTCAGCCAGCGTCTTCCTGGTCTCGCCGACCAGTCGACTcagcctcttctcctccctcactAACGAGGCCTTCTTCCGACTCCGCTCCTTCACCACGTCCTCCCCGGACCCACCGGAGCTGCACAACAAGACCACCTTTTTATTCTCGCATGAATGCCAAACCCCAAAAAATGGGACATGCCagcaaaaaatatgaaatttcattatttttctacTTATGTGGAGTGTTCTTGATCAATCCtggtggttttatttttttctaaatcaaTTTTAAGTTCCAATAACCTTTAACGCTCTTAACAGCCAAACGCAAAACTCAATATCTGATAACAACGACTGTGCAGGTCGGTgattatatacacactcaccgagcactttattaggaacatttttactttattacacctagttATTCATGCGATCATCTAATCCgccagttgtgtggcaggtGACGGAaaagcagtggtatgcagaagagcgtctctgaacacacaacgcatcataactaagtggatcgactacagcagcagatgtccaaataagtctaataaatacttaaagtgctcactgagtgtatattattggTCATGTATCACAACGCACACTGTCCATGTACATTTTAATACGGTTTGTGAAACTGCAGCAACAGCGGGTGCCTAGCTTCCTAAACTACCTAACATCGAGATTTAGAAGAAGGCAACGTTTAGCTGACGTTAAATTTAGCTACTGGTGCCAGCCGGTTGCTGGCATAAACAGTGTGAGGTCGTTTAGAGGCACATTTGCGAGAAGGCCACATATCCAGAAttgtattatataaaataaGACACACGTACGAACGTCCATCTTTATCCAGGCCGAACATTTTGAATGATGTAGCCAGCTAGCAAGTGTTTTAAAAACGTGCCAGCAGGTTCAGCTGCCGTCTGGAGCGCTCCCTACCTGGGGGGAGCCAAATGCACGAAACGAAAtttcagacacaactgttccaCATTTTACGGAACAATGTCATACCATTTTAAGGAACTACTTCATATTAATCAACCGTTTATCCATTCAAATCTTAGTTTAACTGCATCCATACTACCAACGTGAGGTGTCAAGTAATCCCACCCattatttggattttatttctTACTGGTGTTCATTTATCATTGGATTTAATTgatactttttttgttgtacGTGCAAGTTTGTTGCTTTTGCTCTTACTTATCACACCCGACTGGTTTTTGCATGTCAATTTAGTTTATTATTAGCTTATAATAAAATGAGAGCTTTGTTGTTGATTTTTCGGTCTTGTGTGTGCAGGGCCGATCTGATGATTTTGGGGGCGTTTCAGTGGCAGCATGAGGCCCCTCCCCCATCGTAAATGTATCACAAAGTGTATCATAGAGCAGCTGACAGCGCCCCCTAGTGTTCGGGGGCCCAGTTTCATTTTAAACGGGTGAAAAGTAGGTAGATCcacctctgtgtgagtgtgagagagagatcgtGCACACGATTTTGTTCATGCAAAATCTTGGCGATCTGCTCGCCTCAAGGATCTGCTCGGGGTCTTTGCATATCTCTGTTGGATCCTGGAGGGttttattccaaccaattacctgaatttatttttctgacagctctggaAATGATGCTGggtcactcctgtacttgagcccAGTACAATCTTCAGGATACACTTGCGGTCtgcagctggtgcatatacaaatgtctgctcaagacattatttacaataattttaaGTCCACAGGCCTTAaagatccacctctccccctctgccatgtctgtaactgacctgtggatccacctctccccctctgccatgtctgtaactgacatggcttcgaactgacgtttgaaggagcaagggcattccaTTTTATTCCATCCTAATTCACGTTGTCGGTTCCCCGTCTTTACTTCCTTTCCTGGCCTCTCCCGACGGGTGGAGCTCCGGGCAACAAGCTGAGGAAGGGATTGGAACGCCTACCTGGAAAgcgtcacttcctgttcctccagCTGGCGGGACAGTGCAAGCTTCCGCttcctctctgtgtcccagCTTCTGAGAGCTGCTCCAAGCTTCGCTGCCAACGCATCACCCTTTAAACTGACAACGCATGTCCGTTATCGCAGCTACTCAATTATTAACGTAGGATTTACTGTAATTACAACATTATTTGTAGATTTGAAGGCTAGAACTTCATTGAGAACCATTTATCGTTACcgactgccctctagtggcaaaTATATACACAACCATGAAGTTAATTTTACACGAATTGGTTAAATGCCGTATGCACAATCTCACACAGTTAGATGGCTAGCCAGGTATTTAGCTTCTTCTTACCAGAATTCCATGTCCTTGTCAATGCGTTCTCGCTCCTCGTGGGTAATCTGCAGCTGTACCTTGATGTCAGAGATTTCATTCCGCAGCTGGTCGATTAACCTCTAAATAGGAATACAAACCATTCATTAACAGAGACTGCAAGCAGGCAAAACGTTAGCTGGGTTGCTAAATATGGTTGGGTAGCTAGCGAACATCAACAAGGCTTTAACATTTGTGGAATAACGTAAGTTAAGCTTGCCAGCTTGGGATAAACGCTAGAGTCACCATGCATACCTTGGACTCTTCGGGTCCCATATCATCAATGTCAGCATCAAGTAATGATTTctgcattttagtttttatttctgtcGTTGCGAACTACTTACAGCCACAGACATCTACGTCTACAGATGGGATTTCAAATTTAAACTCTCGCGCTCTCAGCCAGTAGCACCGCCCACATAACAGTCCTGTAGTACCGCCAAAAACCTTGGAGAAGAGTCGGAGATATAAACCGAGGCTAATACAACTATATGCCCTAACTGCAGGCGctgacataaaaaaaattaacactCTCCGGTCTACGAATAACATGTAAAAATATCGACATTTCAAAGTATTAAAGTTGCGTAGGTGAGACACTAAGATAACAACCTCATACATTACGGTCAGAGCCcggatagctcagtcggtagagcatcagacttttaatctgagggtccagggttcaagtccctgttcgggcggaactttttttttcttccccctcgTTAAATCATTTATGAATCTGTCTTCAGGAAAGTAATATTCCGT
This region of Conger conger chromosome 17, fConCon1.1, whole genome shotgun sequence genomic DNA includes:
- the LOC133116751 gene encoding uncharacterized protein LOC133116751; translated protein: MQKSLLDADIDDMGPEESKRLIDQLRNEISDIKVQLQITHEERERIDKDMEFCLKGDALAAKLGAALRSWDTERKRKLALSRQLEEQEVTLSSSGGSGEDVVKERSRKKASLVREEKRLSRLVGETRKTLAETESRCLAAGEELQRQQARVAMAASGQSQKSKEEQLVDAYVAKLDVPATVRPAGPVGPKRRGRPRK